The Bradysia coprophila strain Holo2 chromosome X unlocalized genomic scaffold, BU_Bcop_v1 contig_20, whole genome shotgun sequence region tATAATTGATATTCTACTGTGTTTCCGCATCATTGCAATCGATTTTTCAATTAGCTTCATTTTGACATTATCAGTTTGATTAGCGATAAGCTTGGGTTAAAAATAGAACCACAGCCTCCTGTCACATGTCTAGAGAATAAAGGAGCAATAAACTATGCCATAACACTATTGAACTTAGACTGTGAATTATCTGCCGACGACGCCGACAGTTCACTATTGTGCAAAAACTAATTGCATGTGACCCTTTCTATCTAAACGGAAAAGGACGTAGagaaaaagtgaatttttttgagcgCTGAGTAAGCTGTGTGCGATATTCTAAcattatgattttattattcaattagGGTGGcttgaaatactaaaaaaaaaatctcgaacATTGTGAATGTACGTCGACGAAAGACCCAATAATGGAATGTCGTTTTACATTTCCAAATATCAGGACGCCGACCTCGACGTCGACATTTCAAAATGGTAAGAGTTTACTGATCGAGTCTCGAGCTTCAATAACTCTTTCGTTTTACTGTACTTCTGAAATCGTTTATACTTTTCGAAATACATGAAACGTCAGTGAAGTTAAGgcatttgcttcagctgtttttcagcttaTACAGTGTTAGAAGAGCGTAAACACAGgggaaaaaaccagttaatttaactgagctcaatgggtgatatgtcaaaatctCGACTCTCTTTTAACATTGTATATACTGGTGCGTCTTTacacggttttaccactaacaCACACGTGATTCACCTGCATAAAGACGCACAAACACATCTGTTTTAtaagtggaccagctgaaaaagaGCTGCAGAAAATTCATGTATACATTTCTCTGATGTCGACTGTAGGGTACCGACaagtaaacaaatttctttgtcgGAATagtagccaccctacgtcaaACGACAATAATAATCGCAAGACCGGACAACAAGTATTTTAAAGTGTGTTTTTCTGGTCAATTAATTTGTTGCTGACGCAACATGTCACGTGGCCAGTGTATCAGTTTCCAGTTTTGTTTGCTTGTTCGTTTCTTATTTTCCTCTCACCAAcgtaaatacattttttttcgctgttgTTGTCCGTTAGCATTTTAAGATTGTCTGACACAGAATCATACTGTATGAGACGCCGAGATTATACAACCATCGGTTTAACACAGATTTCATCATTTATTTACTATGCGATCCTCATGTGAATTCCGTTTTGTAGTAAAATTAAATGGGAAATTATTATGAGGGTCCTCTGAAATGACCCGTATGAGGCGAACATTTGATTGTCCATTTCATTCCGTTCAGTTGTCGattaatcatttttattatgacTTGCAGTGAAGGGAGCAacaatttttacgatttttaaaacaatttcttacCTTAAATGATTTCCATTCCTCGTGGACCAATTCGAAAAATGATACAGCACTTGCAGCTGCAATAACGCCTACCAAAACTATTAACACTTTCATATTGCCTATCTGgaaagataaaaatatttaaattagcCTCAAGTTATCACTGCAtgagaaatggaaaatttggtgAAACCTTATATTATAAGCTTATCAGTTGGGCTGCAAATTCATTTGCAATCGATATTCCTCTGAATCATAATGCTAATGTGTAACGAATGTTGTAAACATAATATGATCGGTCTGATTATCCGGAATTTGGttcttttaataaataaagaaaattccaGAGTCGCATCTGCGTCACgatattgtttatttaaaatatttgcaaacaaTAAGCACAGATGGATATGGAAATATGTGATAGATCGGAACACCACTGAAACATCATTATAATCAAAATTAGTCAGGATAGTGTCATCTTTCACGAGAGACAAAAGAACCAGTTTCGGCTCATTAGTCACCAACCATTTTTTTCgcctttttatttttacaacaaagaaaaatcgtgCGATGATTAAATGCACTCAAAACATATGCCAGAGAACATTCATGTGATTCGTTGTCAAAATGATTGGCAGCTGATTCACTGATTTAGCGGCTTTCagatattaaaattttaccacTGCGTTTCGGTGGTGATAATCTTAATCTCAGACAACCAAAGTGTGAATGCGAACAGAATTTGATGCTATTTCTCTTGGTATGTAAATTCATCATCAATGTTTATCAATGACCTTAACTGGTTATCTCCTATCACCGTACTAAGTCCGAGAATTAAATTACGTCTTACTGAGGTCTTCAGTAAATTCttcaaaaagaaataaataatgttAGAAGGCCGGCTGGTCAATGATGGTTCTGACTATGCGTTGCATAATTTGTGCTTTCgaatacaaacattttaaatcataaattcttttgttcaaagagATAGCCGTTTCATATCGTCAATTTACAATATGGAGAAACctgaatttagttcatttttTGGACATTACATTGCCAAAAAACACCTGCAACGAAAAAAGTTCCAGAGAACGAGAAGAAGGCTTAACGTTGAGTGTTTACAAagtataacaaaaataaaaccggATTGTTGCAAGAATATTTTGCAAAGTTATGAGTCATTACCGAGGTCAGTATAATGtctttacaaacaaaaaaaaaatgttgttgacgAGACCGAAGAACATTTGGAACGTATTATGCGGGCATTTgcaataacaaaaattcagcTAACTAATGACTACACTACAACACAAATTTGTTAAGAGTGTGTGTGGTGGTGTCAACTGAATGAGCATTATTATTGGAAACAATACATTTTTGGAGTACAATACAGACTCGACTTAGGATCGAATTGACTCATCAACTTATCTATATGCGTGATAGCGATTACTTTAGCATAACATCTATACTGTAGAAGGTTCAAAAATATTGCTAAGTACAACGTAATTTTGATAAGAGCACACGTTCGTTGGCTTCATTTAATAAATTACGCCGAACGAAATCATTTACCTGCAAAACCGaacgtttcaattttattggtgACGAAAAATGCTAGACTTAAGGTCATGGATGCATACCCTATACCTATTATATGctcagtgaaatttagttcATTTTTCTATTGTAGCTGAACAATGAATTGGGTTATCGTTCTGAACATTGGACAAGATAGACGCTTaacgatttttattaaaatttgccTACTCACCGTATTAAAATcgttcttttttctttattaatcTAAACTAAACTAAGGAAATcactttaaaatcacttgagatgtttacaaaaaaaaattatattaaaacgCAAACGTTGCCAACGACTGAAGTAGAGTCACTGATAgaatggaaaaagtttttatttataatttcctTTGTGGacataacacacaaaaaaagttttttttataaacagCGCATAATCATGTGATATTGTGACATTTTTTGACGTAACGTTTCGGCTTTTAGTCCGCTAGAGGCTATTTTTGGcgcaatattttgaaaatgaacaaataGTTTTTCGGCGTTTTAGCAGAGTGGTTATTATAGCCATATAATCTACATATTAGAGTTgtttttttcggaaatattGGACAATCGGAAATACAACTTTTCGGGAAACCATCTATTGGAGAAAACATAAATCggcaagattttttttcgacgaTTCGACACATTTTGGCATTTCTGAAGACAAATTCACCATTTCAggtgatttaacaaatcaggCAATAATGATGACGATTGCAGAGAAAAAATGACAGAATCTGAATAAACACTGAGAAAAATCGTCAGTCtgaagacaaattttcaattctttatGTTTCTGgacgtttcttcacactttgccgatttttctttgcgattttctattttttttgtcggttTGATTCTGGCGATTCTTCACTGTAATTGACTATAAAACCTGTTAAAACCAAGTGGACCGTTTGAACCGTAAGACTCATTATAGAGTTACATATTACGTAAAATACATTCTCTAAGTTTATAAGACAAAAATATCTCTTACAGCTCAGACCTCGCACAGCGTGGCTGAATGAAAGTTAAATCCAATAAAATCACTTTCGACGACAGTAGACGTCAGCGTAGTTGGTATTGTCTCGTTCGTCAAAGTTTAAGAATCCCGATTTTCAGAAAGTTCTTACAGCTGCTAATTCGTGGGGTATAGGGCCGGTGAATAGTAGTAACAGTAGAAAGGTAGCTCTTCCAATATTCACAGTTAGCCCTTTTTAAACACTCTTTGTGGAGAAGTTCAGAGTGGTCTCTATAACTTGGTAataccacgacagagtaaagttattttactctgccgtggtaatACCCGTGAGACTTAGTGACCCTAGACCCCTGATAATAATTTATCGTAGTCAGACTAAGTACTTTTGCTTTACTGGTagtctcagctttccaacgacaCCACATTGGAAATAACTCACATTGGCAGTGCAAATCTccttaataattgaataatGTCCAGCTACAGCGAAATTTTGAGCTTGACGTTCTAGAAACGttgcattttgtttgtgtACATTACATTATTGGCAATAAACAAATGTAAATCTTTTACAAGTACAAGCGAAATTGTAAACGAATGACTCATAATATTGATAAAGCCTTCGATTTAGTCAACGTATGTAGAGATGTTTGTTATTCCCATATGATTTGTAGCATCTTAAACTTACTGCTGCTTATTTGAGCCGGAGCTCCGAAGATGTTGTAGTGATATTCCAAAAAACTTTCAATGGAAAAACGTCCAGGGCAACAGTTTTGTTTAACTGTCCGTCGGAGCGTCGTGGCCATGGTTTCAAACAGATATCCACGTTTCGAACAATTAAGATCTTAAGCGGTGACTGACTCGATTTGACTCGCCCATCGGCAGGACTTAATATTGAGAgtgatttaattaaatttcactaagtttgaattgtttagtgaaatttggtgaaatttagtgaaatatttctcgataTAGGGCACTGTCCATTGGGGTGCGTTACTTCGACCAAGAATTGTTTAGCTGCAAGCGCTATAGGTATAACGAACGAATTTGTTCGgtttatcaattttctttcgatgCTCTGGAATGAGTGCAACCAATACCTTTTTGtttggtaaaaatattttatgttaaaaagtGCACGCACCACTTGCAcgtacaaattttcataataatcTAGGCGAACATACAAAACGTAGAATTTAAATAACAGCTTCGGTAATATCTCAAGAACTTTCTGGCGACCAATCAATTAACCATTTGCAAATTCAACTCTTTTCCAACAAATGTTACGACTGAGCTCAGAACTGCTTGCTGTATCGACGCACTACCCATTAACATTGGCAAGAGAATGGCAGCGTCAGTCACATCTAGATCCCGCACAGATGCCATAATGTGCTCCATTAATTTTTCCTTCTGTCGTGCAGTGAGATCGTTCCTGATAATTTCACTAACCGGTTTGAATTGCCCTGAAATACGAAATAGATGCAATGTTTCCAACAAAAAAGTGACGAGATGCCAAATTTATACCTTGAGACATTTTCCATGCGCTGATTCCTCCAACAGTGCCACCGACTGCCATACCAACCGGACCGGCGACTAGTCCACCTGGAAAATTGATTGAGCgcaattgtaaatattttgtcacgAATGTTCTTTAGATGGGAAGGAAGTGTCGAAATTTGAATTACCAACGAAACAGCTAGCACCACAAATCAATGCGCCCTTTGCACTTTGTTTAACAGTGACGCGCATATTCTGCTCCTGAGTTAATATAGCAATGGCATCGAAGAGTTCATTGGTGTTTAGAACCATCTTGGTAAATTGACGTGAAATTTGAGTTTTACTTGaacaaaacgaagaaaaaacttgACAAACGCAAGATGAATGGGTCAACTCATTCTAATTCTAATGTCGTTATCTTGTTGATTACTCTAATGATGGTTCCGAATCTGTCATGTAGCAGTGTTGACagctaaaaaataaaacaaaacgaatgTCATGGATGCATATTA contains the following coding sequences:
- the LOC119068890 gene encoding protein C19orf12 homolog; this translates as MVLNTNELFDAIAILTQEQNMRVTVKQSAKGALICGASCFVGGLVAGPVGMAVGGTVGGISAWKMSQGQFKPVSEIIRNDLTARQKEKLMEHIMASVRDLDVTDAAILLPMLMGSASIQQAVLSSVVTFVGKELNLQMVN